One segment of Luteolibacter arcticus DNA contains the following:
- a CDS encoding GDSL-type esterase/lipase family protein has protein sequence MNSAPQFAILLAALGFVVPWAAPAVSAAPLPPVPVQQGQWNGYAQQNFQIGGHAAYVVEPAVAAPGKPWLWRTSWPGYHFEVDLELVRCGYHLGYMDVVDLLGAEPSLDLMDKFYDQVRSQWGLAAKPALEPSSRGGLHAYRYAVRHPERVACILGDVPVMDFKSWPLKHPASKVTGWPQVMQGYGFKNDAAAMAFRGNPIDQLAAIARAKIPLRHTICLTDRVVPPEQNTLEAKRRLQKMGWDLEVVAVKESKDCEGHHFPFPEAFASARFVMTHADVQPARIGYFQLRHGLANSKAQFDTRKTGRVAFLGGSITFNPGWRDELMNYLQRKFTETKFEFISAGIPSVGSNGHAFRLEADVFKNGPVDLLFVEAAVNDGGNIKGKTELMLRSMEGVVRHARSANPQTDIVQMHFASAEALSDYSAGKVPEAIRQHEKVAAYYGCPSLDLAKECAARIKVGELTWARDFKGEVHPPPFGQRLYSNSMMRMLDAGYATTGVPKPHTTPGKPLDSASYAKGRYAKLEDAKLGKGFTLDPKWRPAKGNTRDGFVDVPALVASEPGSEFTCDFDGSAFGLFLAAGYDTCVLEFSVDGGAFRKFETWSAWSAGLHLPWPVMLVDGLIPAKHRIVVRTTADAKDRTALHVIHLLVN, from the coding sequence ATGAACTCCGCTCCTCAATTCGCCATCCTTTTGGCCGCCCTCGGCTTCGTGGTGCCCTGGGCGGCTCCGGCTGTATCCGCTGCGCCACTGCCACCAGTGCCAGTCCAGCAAGGTCAATGGAATGGCTACGCCCAACAAAACTTCCAGATTGGCGGACACGCGGCATACGTGGTGGAGCCCGCCGTGGCCGCGCCGGGCAAGCCGTGGCTCTGGCGAACCTCATGGCCCGGCTATCACTTTGAGGTGGACCTGGAATTGGTCCGCTGTGGCTATCACTTGGGTTACATGGATGTGGTGGACCTGCTCGGCGCGGAACCCTCCCTCGACCTGATGGACAAGTTCTATGACCAGGTGCGTTCCCAATGGGGACTGGCGGCCAAGCCAGCCCTCGAGCCTAGCAGCCGTGGCGGCCTGCATGCCTATCGCTACGCGGTGCGCCACCCGGAACGCGTGGCCTGCATTCTGGGCGATGTGCCGGTGATGGATTTCAAAAGCTGGCCGCTCAAACATCCGGCGAGCAAGGTAACAGGTTGGCCGCAGGTGATGCAGGGATATGGATTCAAGAATGACGCGGCGGCCATGGCCTTCAGAGGCAACCCGATCGATCAACTGGCTGCTATCGCCCGGGCGAAGATCCCGCTGCGTCACACGATCTGCCTGACCGACCGTGTGGTGCCGCCCGAGCAAAACACCCTGGAGGCCAAGCGCCGCCTGCAAAAAATGGGCTGGGATCTGGAGGTCGTGGCGGTAAAGGAATCCAAAGATTGCGAAGGCCATCATTTCCCGTTTCCTGAGGCCTTCGCATCCGCCCGCTTCGTGATGACTCACGCCGACGTGCAACCGGCCCGCATCGGGTATTTCCAATTGCGTCACGGTCTGGCGAACAGCAAGGCCCAGTTTGACACCCGGAAAACGGGACGCGTGGCCTTCCTGGGTGGGTCAATCACCTTCAATCCCGGCTGGCGCGACGAACTGATGAACTATCTGCAAAGGAAGTTCACTGAAACCAAGTTCGAGTTCATCTCGGCGGGGATTCCGTCGGTGGGCTCCAATGGCCATGCCTTCCGCTTGGAAGCCGACGTTTTCAAAAACGGTCCCGTGGATCTGTTGTTCGTGGAGGCAGCGGTCAATGACGGAGGAAACATCAAGGGTAAGACTGAGTTGATGCTGCGCTCGATGGAGGGCGTCGTTCGCCATGCGCGCTCCGCCAATCCACAGACTGACATCGTGCAAATGCATTTCGCCTCGGCTGAAGCGCTCAGCGACTATTCGGCGGGCAAGGTGCCGGAAGCCATCCGACAGCATGAAAAAGTGGCGGCGTATTACGGCTGTCCGTCGTTGGATCTGGCCAAGGAATGCGCCGCCCGGATCAAGGTCGGCGAGTTGACGTGGGCCCGTGATTTCAAAGGTGAGGTACATCCACCACCCTTCGGACAGCGACTGTACTCCAACAGCATGATGCGCATGCTGGACGCGGGCTATGCTACCACTGGCGTGCCCAAGCCACACACCACGCCCGGGAAACCGCTGGATAGCGCCAGCTACGCCAAGGGTCGCTACGCCAAACTGGAGGACGCCAAACTCGGCAAAGGATTCACCCTCGACCCCAAGTGGCGGCCGGCCAAAGGCAATACCCGTGACGGCTTTGTGGACGTGCCCGCGTTGGTGGCCTCCGAACCCGGTTCCGAGTTCACTTGTGATTTTGATGGGTCGGCATTCGGCCTGTTCTTGGCGGCGGGATATGACACCTGCGTTTTGGAATTCAGCGTGGACGGTGGGGCGTTCCGGAAATTTGAAACTTGGTCGGCTTGGAGCGCGGGACTTCATCTGCCGTGGCCGGTCATGTTGGTGGACGGCTTGATACCCGCCAAACATCGCATCGTGGTGCGCACCACCGCCGACGCGAAAGATCGCACCGCATTGCATGTCATTCATCTGCTGGTGAATTGA
- a CDS encoding IS630 family transposase gives MARKLPALGKELVDRIEEAWQQPQADWARKRLLVVRLIALHQSSVAEIMTIAGVCRQTVFTYRDKVVAEGVEGLLKRDWAGARTPAVHGAVEDEFKAKLEAGDFRQARDAQKWIAKRTRKQLTESGVRKLIHRLGGKLKVPRKSHRKKDQAASDAFKAELPGRLAAVVGERPDKTVRLWVLDEHRYGLLPVIRRVWSRRGVRVHAPYATTYKWGYLHEALEIDGANDAQLLFTPAINQDIHALFLKQIACSDPDSLHVIIQDQAGFHLRAEDPRLPANVRLLPLPPYCPELNPVEGFGRLLKAPTANRLYSNLRQLEDHLIAVARYWTKPGQVRSLIHGWMREQTNAGAPL, from the coding sequence ATGGCCCGCAAGCTACCTGCCCTTGGAAAGGAACTCGTCGACCGGATTGAAGAGGCTTGGCAACAGCCCCAGGCCGACTGGGCGCGCAAGCGCCTGCTCGTCGTGCGCCTCATCGCGCTTCACCAATCAAGCGTCGCTGAGATCATGACGATTGCCGGTGTGTGCCGGCAGACGGTTTTCACCTACCGCGACAAGGTCGTGGCCGAAGGCGTCGAAGGCCTGCTCAAGCGCGACTGGGCCGGTGCCCGCACGCCGGCCGTCCACGGCGCGGTGGAAGACGAGTTCAAGGCCAAGCTTGAAGCCGGGGATTTCCGCCAGGCCCGCGACGCCCAGAAGTGGATCGCCAAACGGACCCGCAAGCAGCTCACCGAAAGCGGCGTGCGCAAGCTCATCCACCGTCTCGGAGGCAAGCTCAAGGTCCCGCGCAAGAGCCATCGCAAGAAGGACCAGGCCGCCTCGGACGCCTTCAAGGCGGAGCTGCCCGGGAGGCTCGCGGCAGTGGTGGGGGAGCGTCCGGACAAGACGGTGCGGCTGTGGGTGCTCGACGAGCACCGCTACGGCCTGTTGCCGGTGATTCGCCGCGTGTGGTCGCGGCGCGGGGTGCGGGTGCACGCGCCGTATGCCACGACCTACAAGTGGGGCTACCTGCACGAGGCGCTGGAGATCGACGGCGCCAACGATGCGCAACTGCTCTTCACCCCGGCCATCAACCAGGACATCCATGCGCTGTTTCTCAAGCAGATCGCATGCAGCGACCCAGATTCGCTCCACGTCATCATCCAGGACCAGGCCGGCTTTCATCTCCGCGCGGAGGATCCGCGGTTGCCAGCCAATGTCCGGTTGCTGCCGTTGCCGCCCTACTGCCCCGAGCTCAATCCGGTGGAAGGCTTCGGCCGGTTGCTGAAAGCCCCCACGGCCAACCGGCTCTACTCCAACCTCAGGCAACTGGAAGACCATCTCATCGCCGTGGCGCGATACTGGACCAAGCCCGGGCAGGTCCGCTCACTCATCCACGGCTGGATGCGGGAACAAACAAACGCTGGCGCTCCACTATAA
- a CDS encoding glycosyl hydrolase family 95 catalytic domain-containing protein: MNPSARPTLFLIIPLLGAMVCQAAFSAAPDSPPPHASENLRLNAPIKSWDEAIPLGNGMMGGLLWGEGSTLRLSLDRGDLWDERTTGEKEWWKKHPWNSLKDGGDPWNAYYNGITPTKLPAGRLELTLDPSQTIKSFELNLASAEGLAHFKDGPEARAFFSAAQSVAMMRIPGKPIQAVDLIPAGAGKERGNAGPSSGGAVAALGYPPAARGQSNGMQWYVQEADAGFKYCACVATQRVNDETLLAIAVTSTNDTPSGGDLLALAKARCTKALAQGYADTLAPHAAWWQDFWGQSSIQVPEAHIQRYYRFARYLYGAGSRKAAPPIPLQGVWTADNGGLPPWKGDYHNDLNTQMTYIAYQEAGNFEAGESYLDFLWKLTPTFRQFARDFYGTGGLSSPGVMSLAGQPLGGWGQYAMSPTMSAWNAHLFYLHWRYTADATFLKNRAYPWCSEVGQCLAELLKPDEKGMLVLARSSSPEIFNNSPRSWLKPNSNYDLMCMKMLFLSLQEMADAQNKTGDAQKWAQLAAKLGDFHAAPDGELLLDAVTPLRESHRHLSNLIGIYPFNLISPEGGTTDETRIKTTLASWDKLGTSEWCGYSWAWMSCLRARIGDGEEAVRHLDVFTQAFVSRNGFHVNGDQSGRGYSGMTYRPFTLEGNFAALQAAQEMLLQSWSPTPGKRDSEVIRLFPAVPWRWHDVTFDDLRAEGGHRISARRENNATVWFKIVAGSSGIVRIRDSFDGRTPKWTVKGVQKIGPNFEVLLKKGETLEATLEKPDQLPAEPANSARPLVMDSSTIVPNTLPLRIGSDLDGQSNFQGDMARILMIDHALTDKEVAALADKTSETWTQIPGTLLALDGTPAGINATQAKLTGDAKVATAVDMPGQSFSLTGKSWVEIPHADAQLGKTGLTLTAWVRPTAFPGASMRLIDKSPVGIATGYLFDTYPGNSLRWSVNGNALSFAANLQPNQWYFVAATIDFKTQSRVLYLNGEVVAKSN, from the coding sequence ATGAATCCATCCGCCCGCCCCACACTGTTCCTGATCATTCCCCTGCTGGGTGCCATGGTCTGCCAAGCGGCGTTCTCGGCTGCTCCTGACAGTCCGCCGCCGCATGCTTCGGAGAACCTGCGGCTAAACGCCCCGATCAAATCCTGGGACGAGGCGATCCCACTGGGGAACGGGATGATGGGCGGGCTGCTATGGGGGGAAGGCAGCACGCTGCGTCTCTCACTTGACCGCGGTGACTTGTGGGACGAGCGCACCACGGGCGAAAAGGAGTGGTGGAAGAAGCACCCTTGGAACAGCCTCAAGGATGGAGGGGATCCTTGGAACGCCTACTACAATGGCATCACCCCCACCAAGTTGCCGGCCGGGCGGTTGGAGCTCACGCTTGATCCGTCGCAAACCATCAAATCCTTCGAACTCAATCTGGCATCCGCCGAAGGTCTCGCACATTTCAAGGATGGCCCGGAAGCCCGGGCATTCTTCAGCGCGGCACAGTCGGTGGCCATGATGCGGATTCCCGGGAAGCCGATTCAGGCAGTGGACCTGATTCCAGCGGGAGCCGGCAAGGAACGCGGCAATGCGGGGCCCAGCAGTGGCGGCGCAGTCGCGGCACTCGGGTATCCACCGGCCGCGCGCGGACAGTCGAATGGAATGCAATGGTACGTGCAGGAGGCCGATGCCGGCTTCAAGTATTGCGCCTGCGTGGCCACCCAACGCGTTAACGACGAGACGTTGCTGGCGATCGCGGTGACGTCCACCAATGACACTCCCTCCGGAGGTGATCTGTTGGCCCTGGCCAAGGCCCGCTGCACCAAGGCACTTGCACAGGGCTATGCGGACACGCTGGCTCCGCATGCCGCTTGGTGGCAGGACTTTTGGGGCCAATCTTCCATTCAAGTTCCGGAGGCCCACATCCAGCGCTACTACCGGTTCGCTCGCTACCTCTATGGAGCGGGCTCGCGGAAGGCGGCTCCGCCCATCCCCCTGCAGGGCGTGTGGACCGCGGACAACGGCGGGCTGCCACCGTGGAAGGGCGACTACCACAACGACCTCAATACCCAGATGACTTACATCGCGTATCAGGAGGCTGGCAACTTCGAGGCGGGCGAGTCCTACCTGGACTTCCTGTGGAAATTGACGCCGACGTTCCGGCAGTTCGCCCGCGATTTCTACGGCACCGGCGGGCTGTCCTCACCCGGCGTGATGTCGCTGGCCGGCCAGCCGCTCGGCGGCTGGGGACAGTATGCCATGTCCCCGACCATGAGCGCATGGAACGCTCATCTTTTCTACCTCCACTGGCGCTACACCGCCGATGCCACGTTCTTGAAGAACCGTGCCTATCCGTGGTGCAGCGAAGTCGGCCAGTGTCTCGCGGAATTGCTCAAGCCCGATGAAAAGGGCATGCTCGTTCTGGCTCGTTCGTCGTCCCCCGAGATCTTCAACAACAGTCCCCGCTCCTGGCTGAAGCCCAATAGCAACTATGACCTGATGTGCATGAAGATGCTGTTCCTCTCGCTACAGGAAATGGCCGATGCGCAGAACAAGACCGGCGATGCCCAAAAATGGGCGCAACTGGCCGCAAAGCTCGGCGATTTTCACGCCGCACCGGATGGTGAACTGCTGCTCGATGCGGTCACGCCGCTACGCGAAAGCCATCGTCATTTGTCCAATCTCATCGGCATCTATCCTTTCAACCTGATCTCGCCCGAGGGAGGCACCACGGACGAGACACGCATCAAGACGACCCTCGCGTCGTGGGATAAACTCGGCACCAGCGAATGGTGCGGCTACTCGTGGGCATGGATGAGCTGCCTGCGCGCGCGCATCGGCGACGGAGAAGAGGCGGTCCGTCATCTCGACGTATTCACGCAGGCATTCGTTTCGCGCAATGGTTTCCACGTCAATGGCGACCAATCCGGCCGGGGTTACTCTGGCATGACCTATCGACCCTTCACGCTGGAGGGAAATTTCGCCGCCCTCCAAGCCGCGCAGGAAATGCTTCTGCAAAGCTGGAGCCCGACGCCGGGCAAACGCGACAGCGAGGTCATCCGGCTTTTTCCCGCAGTGCCGTGGCGCTGGCATGATGTCACCTTCGATGACCTGAGAGCCGAGGGCGGACATCGGATTTCGGCAAGACGCGAGAACAACGCCACCGTCTGGTTCAAGATCGTGGCGGGCAGCAGCGGCATCGTTCGCATTCGCGACAGCTTCGACGGCCGCACTCCCAAGTGGACGGTCAAGGGCGTCCAAAAGATCGGCCCTAATTTCGAGGTGTTGCTGAAAAAAGGAGAGACGCTGGAAGCCACTCTCGAGAAGCCGGATCAGCTCCCGGCCGAACCTGCCAACTCCGCCCGACCGCTGGTGATGGATAGTTCCACCATCGTTCCCAATACCCTGCCTCTTCGAATCGGATCCGACCTCGACGGCCAAAGCAATTTCCAGGGGGACATGGCAAGAATCCTCATGATCGACCATGCCTTGACAGACAAGGAAGTCGCCGCCCTCGCCGACAAGACCAGTGAAACGTGGACCCAAATCCCCGGAACACTGCTGGCTCTGGATGGGACACCCGCCGGCATTAACGCCACTCAAGCGAAACTGACCGGCGATGCCAAGGTCGCCACGGCTGTGGACATGCCGGGGCAGTCGTTCAGTCTAACAGGCAAATCCTGGGTCGAGATCCCCCACGCGGATGCCCAGCTCGGCAAGACTGGACTCACTCTCACCGCTTGGGTCCGGCCGACCGCCTTCCCGGGGGCCAGCATGCGGCTGATCGACAAGTCCCCGGTCGGCATCGCCACGGGCTACCTGTTCGACACCTACCCCGGCAACTCACTGAGGTGGTCGGTCAATGGCAATGCGCTCAGCTTTGCTGCCAACCTACAGCCCAACCAGTGGTATTTCGTGGCGGCCACCATCGATTTCAAAACGCAGAGCCGGGTCCTCTATCTCAACGGAGAGGTGGTCGCGAAATCCAACTGA
- a CDS encoding endo-alpha-N-acetylgalactosaminidase family protein, whose translation MSFASLPSPAILIVVVAIARSHAAIPPKDPVRLESETLSVLVDPEFPRTVKYLHKPSGETVDGQATPVSAIELNGKPADCKVSFRKQAAGSADYHLNFTESRVSLMLHVEVGANTVTWTVSNPKETGTVKIHTLAFPGNAMLTVDTRQADAALAFTHCTNTHDNYKTTFREYVGPLKDAVPGTDSGNYLFLSGGKLASAITSTNDEDVARTTRLISEKDGIKSCAARTPVWQLRSFDDEPPALPVVSVIVTSDINSDGKADWQDAALVYRRTMPMPFGHERVKSTVGENIAMNFASGAQQPFLKILDEIKKCSLATDNIGQQVTIKGFSSEGHDSANTDYSGHYNERAGGLKDFNTLLDNAAHYNARVGIHINASEAYPEALRYRPEILQRNEKGELKEGWVWLDHGHMIDKVKDTRSGQLFASLEQMKKDLPNLGYVYLDTYWENGWPAAQIARKFAALKLPFATEGDSALDPWSIWAHWRGNFDSQVMRFLWFSDRDISANDPILRGGRADSDTFMGWQGQHSFNNFITGTFSRHLPAKYLQHFELQAWTPGKEARFSDGVKVTAEGEAITVTRNNRVVMTWTGAGANSRLFVPWDPEGEGKIYVWDEVGTAQTWELPPTWKDRQEVFLYQLTDLGRTEETRLPVTDGRVTLTAIKNTPYVIYPAQAPAQALPAFGEGSFVRNPGFDSGKLDEWNPSPTAAANVAKDGVGNRYLTLTGEAASEVSQTLIDLQPGRSYAASAWVQVKGKRTASIEVECGGKKATNFVDRTNVVHSAPNDARSGTYYQRVQVVFDVPAGHSSARLQLKAAMGQPGTTVEFDDVRVALSARSPEAAKHFFWEDFEQVTFGGYGPFTCCPGERTHLSETNKPHTSDTISGKFSLKSRDGGRVGRTLPSTIRFKPNTLYRLKCLTMGAGHLTAESKGKTVLNLQFPNLPANGIGKIEGTFPTGNDPGSFLSLFRDGGTDFIAIDDLAIDEIGPAPAIAKAAPILYNDKLPGRRILMEEGFSKPLSKDWNVITSKHPGTSIVSADGALVISAADNVCTVAERVLPAGTTAVECRLSIEGDQGQTWGPGLFLVWPGGQQLRINVRIPDARFNVESTVAGEVKGPKWQPADSVALRLRIDPGQVIAEARNDAGPWQTVATFPRDKFPGEPNKVRLGKMHVFEADDHGEPGNDGGCSFRKFRIYGK comes from the coding sequence ATGAGCTTTGCTTCCCTACCATCGCCGGCCATTCTGATCGTGGTCGTGGCTATCGCCCGGTCCCATGCTGCCATTCCTCCGAAGGATCCCGTCCGCTTGGAAAGCGAGACCTTGTCGGTGCTTGTGGATCCGGAGTTTCCGCGGACCGTCAAGTATCTCCACAAGCCAAGCGGTGAGACCGTCGACGGGCAGGCCACGCCGGTGTCAGCGATCGAACTCAATGGCAAGCCCGCCGACTGCAAGGTCTCCTTCAGGAAGCAGGCGGCGGGTTCGGCGGACTACCACCTGAATTTCACGGAGTCGCGCGTTTCGCTCATGCTGCATGTGGAAGTGGGCGCGAACACGGTCACATGGACGGTGTCGAACCCGAAGGAAACCGGAACGGTCAAAATCCACACCCTGGCGTTTCCCGGTAACGCGATGCTGACGGTGGACACCCGGCAGGCTGACGCCGCCCTCGCTTTCACCCACTGCACCAACACCCACGACAACTACAAAACCACCTTCCGCGAGTACGTCGGCCCGCTGAAGGATGCCGTGCCGGGTACCGATTCCGGCAACTACCTGTTCCTCTCCGGGGGGAAGCTGGCGAGCGCCATCACAAGCACCAATGACGAGGATGTCGCCCGCACGACGCGCCTCATCAGTGAAAAGGACGGGATCAAATCCTGTGCCGCCCGGACTCCGGTGTGGCAGCTTCGCAGCTTTGACGACGAGCCCCCTGCCCTGCCGGTGGTATCGGTGATCGTCACCTCTGACATCAACAGCGACGGGAAGGCCGACTGGCAGGACGCGGCCTTGGTATATCGCCGCACGATGCCGATGCCCTTCGGCCACGAACGGGTGAAATCCACAGTCGGCGAAAACATCGCGATGAACTTCGCCAGCGGTGCCCAGCAGCCGTTCCTGAAGATCCTCGATGAGATCAAGAAGTGCTCGCTCGCCACCGACAACATCGGACAGCAGGTGACCATCAAGGGTTTCTCATCCGAAGGTCACGACAGCGCGAACACAGACTACAGCGGGCACTACAACGAACGTGCCGGCGGGCTGAAGGATTTCAACACGCTGCTGGACAATGCCGCCCATTACAACGCGCGCGTGGGCATTCACATCAATGCCAGCGAAGCTTATCCGGAAGCCCTGCGCTACCGACCGGAAATCCTGCAGCGGAATGAAAAGGGAGAACTCAAGGAAGGGTGGGTCTGGCTGGATCACGGCCACATGATCGACAAGGTGAAGGACACACGCAGCGGCCAGTTGTTTGCCTCGCTGGAGCAGATGAAAAAGGATCTGCCCAACCTGGGTTACGTCTACCTCGACACCTATTGGGAGAATGGCTGGCCTGCTGCCCAGATCGCCAGGAAGTTCGCAGCACTGAAGCTCCCCTTCGCCACTGAAGGCGACAGCGCCCTCGACCCTTGGAGCATCTGGGCGCACTGGCGCGGGAACTTCGATAGCCAGGTCATGCGCTTCCTCTGGTTCTCGGACCGCGACATTTCCGCCAACGATCCGATCCTGCGCGGCGGTCGCGCCGACTCCGACACCTTCATGGGCTGGCAGGGGCAACACAGCTTCAATAATTTCATCACCGGAACCTTCTCCCGTCACCTGCCGGCGAAGTATCTCCAGCACTTCGAACTGCAAGCGTGGACTCCCGGCAAGGAAGCCCGCTTCAGCGACGGAGTGAAAGTGACAGCAGAGGGCGAAGCGATCACCGTCACCCGGAACAACCGCGTGGTGATGACGTGGACGGGAGCTGGAGCCAACAGCCGCTTGTTCGTTCCATGGGACCCGGAGGGCGAAGGGAAGATTTATGTCTGGGATGAAGTTGGCACCGCGCAAACTTGGGAGCTGCCACCTACATGGAAAGACCGCCAGGAGGTCTTTCTCTATCAACTGACGGATCTCGGCCGCACCGAGGAAACCCGGCTGCCTGTGACGGATGGTCGGGTGACGCTTACGGCCATCAAGAACACGCCCTACGTGATCTATCCGGCACAGGCTCCTGCGCAAGCACTGCCGGCATTCGGCGAAGGCTCGTTTGTCAGGAACCCTGGCTTCGACAGCGGTAAACTGGACGAATGGAATCCCTCGCCCACCGCCGCTGCCAATGTCGCGAAGGATGGCGTGGGCAACCGCTATCTCACCCTCACTGGCGAAGCTGCGTCTGAAGTTTCCCAAACCCTCATCGATCTCCAGCCCGGGAGATCTTACGCCGCCAGCGCCTGGGTCCAGGTGAAAGGCAAGCGGACCGCCTCGATCGAGGTCGAATGCGGCGGCAAGAAGGCAACCAACTTCGTGGACCGAACGAACGTGGTGCACTCCGCGCCGAATGACGCACGCAGCGGCACCTATTACCAGCGGGTGCAAGTGGTGTTCGATGTTCCAGCCGGTCACTCATCGGCGCGCTTGCAGTTGAAGGCGGCAATGGGGCAACCCGGAACCACGGTGGAATTCGACGATGTCCGGGTGGCTCTTTCCGCCCGTTCGCCCGAGGCGGCAAAACACTTTTTCTGGGAGGACTTCGAACAGGTGACTTTCGGTGGCTACGGCCCCTTCACCTGCTGCCCCGGCGAGCGCACGCACCTCTCCGAAACCAACAAGCCTCACACCTCGGACACCATCAGCGGGAAATTCTCTCTCAAGAGCCGGGACGGCGGTCGGGTCGGCCGCACGCTGCCCTCCACCATCCGCTTCAAGCCGAATACCCTCTATCGCCTGAAATGCCTGACGATGGGTGCGGGCCACTTGACCGCAGAAAGCAAGGGCAAGACCGTCTTGAATCTTCAGTTTCCCAACCTTCCTGCCAACGGTATCGGCAAGATCGAGGGAACGTTCCCCACCGGCAATGACCCCGGCAGCTTCCTTAGCCTGTTCCGCGATGGCGGCACCGACTTCATCGCCATCGATGACTTGGCCATCGATGAGATCGGCCCAGCCCCCGCAATCGCCAAAGCCGCGCCCATCCTTTACAATGACAAGCTTCCCGGCCGGAGGATCCTGATGGAAGAGGGCTTTTCCAAGCCGCTTTCCAAGGACTGGAACGTAATCACTTCAAAGCATCCGGGAACCTCCATTGTTTCAGCGGACGGAGCCTTGGTGATCTCAGCCGCAGACAATGTGTGCACCGTGGCCGAGCGTGTTCTGCCTGCGGGAACCACAGCGGTCGAATGTCGCCTGTCCATCGAGGGCGACCAAGGCCAGACCTGGGGCCCGGGGCTGTTCCTCGTCTGGCCCGGTGGCCAGCAACTCCGCATCAATGTCCGGATTCCTGATGCCCGTTTCAATGTCGAGTCCACCGTAGCGGGAGAAGTGAAAGGCCCGAAGTGGCAACCCGCGGATTCCGTCGCCTTGCGTCTCCGCATCGACCCCGGACAAGTGATTGCCGAAGCCCGCAACGACGCAGGCCCTTGGCAGACTGTTGCAACCTTCCCGCGCGACAAATTCCCAGGTGAACCGAACAAAGTCCGTCTCGGGAAGATGCATGTCTTCGAAGCCGACGACCACGGAGAACCCGGCAATGATGGCGGCTGCTCCTTCAGGAAATTCCGCATCTACGGGAAGTGA